The following are from one region of the Cyanobium gracile PCC 6307 genome:
- a CDS encoding PfkB family carbohydrate kinase, with product MEPLQPLPLAALPDLPPVALAVVGHMEMVSFIGVDHLPAAGEILHADDFCELPAGGGAVVAVQMARLTGERIPFFTALGDDALGRRAAEELEGLGLELHIAWRAAPTRRGITFIDAGGERTITVIGERLMPTAADGLPWQRLSQIDGVFVTATDAGGLQLARRARVLAATPRLRLPTMREAGVTLDALIGSAADPGETYRPGDLEPAPSLYIGTEAERGGVLVPGGRYGAVSRMGPVLDAYGAGDSFAAGVTTALAAGWDLRQSISLGAHCGAACLDGRGPYACQLRLSRR from the coding sequence ATGGAGCCCCTCCAGCCCCTGCCCCTGGCGGCGCTGCCGGACCTCCCCCCGGTGGCCCTGGCGGTGGTGGGCCATATGGAGATGGTGAGCTTCATCGGCGTGGACCATCTGCCGGCGGCCGGCGAGATCCTCCATGCCGACGACTTCTGTGAGCTCCCCGCCGGCGGCGGCGCCGTGGTAGCCGTGCAGATGGCCCGTCTGACGGGGGAGCGGATTCCCTTCTTCACCGCCCTGGGCGACGACGCCCTCGGGCGCCGGGCCGCCGAGGAGCTCGAGGGTCTGGGGCTCGAGCTGCACATCGCCTGGCGGGCGGCCCCGACCCGGCGGGGGATCACCTTCATCGACGCCGGCGGCGAGCGCACCATCACCGTGATCGGCGAGCGGCTGATGCCCACCGCCGCCGATGGGTTGCCATGGCAGCGCCTGAGCCAGATCGACGGGGTGTTCGTCACCGCCACCGATGCCGGCGGCCTGCAGCTGGCCCGGCGAGCCCGGGTGCTGGCCGCCACGCCGCGGCTGCGGCTGCCGACCATGCGGGAAGCGGGCGTGACCCTCGACGCCCTGATCGGCAGCGCCGCCGACCCCGGCGAGACCTACAGGCCCGGGGATCTGGAGCCGGCGCCCTCGCTCTACATCGGCACCGAGGCCGAGCGGGGCGGGGTGCTGGTTCCAGGTGGCCGCTATGGCGCCGTCTCCCGCATGGGGCCGGTGCTTGATGCCTACGGCGCCGGCGACAGCTTCGCCGCCGGCGTCACCACGGCCCTGGCCGCCGGCTGGGATCTGCGGCAGTCGATCAGCCTCGGCGCCCACTGCGGCGCGGCCTGCCTCGATGGCCGCGGGCCCTACGCCTGTCAGCTGCGGCTCAGCCGCCGCTGA
- a CDS encoding VOC family protein yields MTSAVPSSFLVLAADDPERLAAFYGALLETEPQRGFSSSHWRLLGPGEHRLEIYAPSRRRPRPRGEGRLALCFSRPAGEAPPLQLLQDWLAALVALGAVAVEPPRQEPFGAEAWLADPEDNRLLLLVSGG; encoded by the coding sequence ATGACGTCCGCCGTCCCGTCGTCCTTCCTGGTGCTGGCCGCCGATGACCCCGAGCGGCTGGCCGCCTTCTACGGCGCCCTGCTGGAGACGGAGCCCCAGCGGGGATTCAGCTCCAGCCACTGGCGCCTGCTGGGCCCGGGGGAGCACCGGCTGGAGATCTACGCCCCCTCACGCCGGCGTCCCCGCCCCCGCGGCGAGGGCCGGCTGGCCCTCTGTTTCTCCCGCCCGGCGGGCGAGGCCCCACCCCTGCAGCTGCTCCAGGACTGGCTCGCCGCCCTGGTGGCCCTGGGGGCGGTGGCGGTGGAGCCGCCGCGGCAGGAACCCTTCGGGGCCGAGGCCTGGCTGGCTGATCCGGAGGACAACCGCCTGCTGCTGCTGGTCAGCGGCGGCTGA
- a CDS encoding methyltransferase domain-containing protein: MAVQVLNEAERRKLDSSDDALFYAEPRFVQHLDAAFRRRLTALYRERIPPCAVVLDLMSSWVSHLPEDITYEEVIGHGLNGAELAANPRLDRHWLQNLNQDQRLPLANASVDAVLMVAGWQYLQRPEPVAAELLRVIRPGGQVIVAFSNRMFFQKAPQVWTDGSDRDHLAYVSRVLQAQGWPAPQLIAEPTRAEGPMGWLGGQGDPFFAVVAEKPTP, from the coding sequence ATGGCGGTGCAGGTGCTGAACGAGGCGGAGCGGCGCAAGCTGGACAGCTCCGATGACGCCCTCTTCTATGCCGAACCCCGCTTCGTGCAGCACCTCGACGCTGCCTTTCGCCGTCGGCTGACGGCGCTCTACCGCGAGCGGATCCCCCCCTGCGCGGTGGTGCTGGATCTGATGAGCAGCTGGGTGAGTCACCTGCCGGAGGACATCACCTACGAGGAGGTGATCGGCCATGGCCTCAACGGGGCGGAGCTGGCCGCCAATCCCCGCCTCGATCGCCACTGGCTGCAGAACCTCAACCAGGACCAGCGCCTGCCCCTGGCGAACGCCAGCGTGGATGCGGTGCTGATGGTGGCGGGCTGGCAGTACCTGCAGCGGCCCGAGCCGGTGGCGGCCGAACTGCTGCGGGTGATCCGCCCCGGCGGCCAGGTGATCGTGGCCTTCTCGAACCGGATGTTCTTCCAGAAAGCCCCCCAGGTCTGGACCGACGGCAGCGACAGGGATCACCTGGCCTACGTCAGCCGGGTGCTGCAGGCCCAGGGCTGGCCGGCCCCGCAGCTGATCGCCGAGCCGACCCGGGCCGAGGGTCCCATGGGCTGGCTGGGGGGACAGGGGGATCCCTTCTTCGCCGTGGTGGCCGAAAAACCCACGCCGTAG